In a single window of the Candidatus Hydrogenedentota bacterium genome:
- a CDS encoding RluA family pseudouridine synthase → MVREEAPPERTAPRTRHQPGGLRILHEDRDILVVDKAPGLLTVGTETQREQTAYYRLTNYVRKGNAKSPQRVFIVHRLDREVSGLLVFAKSNAAKLVLQSQWESAEKRYAAVVHGIFSEKEGTLSSYLIENSAHVVHATNDRKNGKLSHTGYRVLKESRDHSLLEVTLLTGRKHQIRVHLADAGHPIVGDKKYGGRSRGGQRMALHAMYLAFNHPYSGKRVVFETPVPGYFERLMGVG, encoded by the coding sequence GTGGTCCGGGAGGAGGCGCCGCCGGAGCGCACCGCGCCGAGGACCCGGCACCAGCCCGGGGGCCTGCGGATACTCCATGAGGACCGGGACATCCTGGTGGTGGACAAGGCGCCCGGCCTGCTCACGGTGGGCACGGAGACGCAGCGCGAGCAAACGGCCTATTACCGGCTGACGAACTATGTGCGCAAGGGGAACGCCAAGTCGCCGCAGCGGGTCTTCATCGTCCACCGGCTGGACCGGGAGGTTTCGGGGCTGCTGGTTTTCGCGAAGTCCAACGCGGCCAAACTGGTGCTGCAAAGCCAGTGGGAGAGCGCGGAGAAGCGGTATGCCGCCGTGGTGCACGGGATATTTTCGGAGAAGGAGGGGACGCTGAGCTCGTACCTGATCGAGAACTCGGCGCATGTGGTCCACGCGACGAACGACAGGAAGAACGGGAAACTGTCCCACACGGGGTACCGGGTGCTGAAGGAGAGCCGGGACCACAGCCTGCTGGAGGTCACCCTGCTGACCGGGAGAAAGCACCAGATACGGGTGCATCTTGCGGACGCGGGACACCCGATCGTCGGGGACAAAAAGTACGGGGGCCGGAGCCGGGGCGGGCAAAGGATGGCGCTTCACGCGATGTATTTGGCGTTCAACCACCCCTACAGCGGGAAGCGGGTGGTGTTCGAGACGCCGGTGCCCGGCTATTTTGAGCGGTTAATGGGGGTGGGTTGA
- a CDS encoding diaminopimelate epimerase, whose protein sequence is MTFTKLHGLGNDYHFIDTARFPVADPAGLSRRMSHRHLGAGSDGIILVMPGESHEFRMRIFNADGSEAETCGNGIRCFAKYVFERGMTDKTEFTIETLAGPNRVVLSVEDGTVTAVRSNMGRPRFERADIPMLGAPGEVREEPLTLDDGRVFAVTCANIGNPHAVVFVDDATQINLHDIGPKIENHPAFPRRTNVEFVTVQDRDNMVMRIWERGSGVTMASGSGSCGSALAAMITGRVNRRVRVHLVYGALTIEWADDGCVYQEGPATEVYTAEWPE, encoded by the coding sequence ATCACCTTCACCAAACTGCACGGTCTGGGAAACGACTACCATTTCATAGACACGGCCCGCTTTCCCGTGGCGGACCCGGCGGGGCTTTCGCGCCGGATGAGCCACCGGCACCTGGGCGCGGGATCGGACGGGATCATCCTGGTGATGCCGGGGGAGTCCCACGAGTTCCGCATGCGCATTTTCAACGCCGACGGCAGCGAGGCGGAGACCTGCGGGAACGGCATCCGGTGCTTCGCGAAGTATGTCTTCGAGCGGGGCATGACGGACAAGACGGAGTTCACCATCGAGACCCTGGCCGGGCCGAACCGGGTGGTCCTCAGCGTGGAGGACGGCACGGTCACGGCGGTGCGGTCGAACATGGGGCGGCCCCGTTTTGAACGCGCCGACATCCCCATGCTGGGCGCGCCGGGCGAGGTGAGGGAGGAGCCCCTGACCCTGGACGACGGGCGGGTCTTCGCGGTGACCTGCGCGAACATCGGCAACCCCCACGCTGTGGTCTTTGTGGACGACGCCACCCAGATTAACCTGCACGACATTGGTCCGAAAATTGAGAACCATCCGGCGTTTCCGCGCCGCACGAATGTGGAGTTTGTGACGGTGCAGGACCGGGACAACATGGTGATGCGCATCTGGGAGCGGGGCAGCGGCGTCACCATGGCCAGCGGCAGCGGGTCCTGCGGGTCCGCCCTTGCCGCGATGATCACGGGGCGGGTCAACCGCCGGGTGCGGGTCCACCTGGTCTACGGCGCGCTCACCATCGAGTGGGCCGACGACGGCTGCGTCTACCAGGAAGGACCGGCGACCGAGGTTTACACCGCCGAGTGGCCCGAGTGA
- a CDS encoding D-alanine--D-alanine ligase — protein MGSAIRKVAVLMGGMSLEHEVSLRSGAGVTAALRRRGHEVMPVTLTKDGSWVFDTVAAAGFDGAVSRLAALRPDCVFIALHGGPGEDGRVQGLLDLMGLPYTTTGSAASGLCMDKVRAKAVAGAAGVPVARELTLTQSEWAADPAGVLSRIENEIGLPCVIKAPCHGSSCGMAITRDAARLSGDLDAVMPVEGRVMVEEYLRGVEVTCAVLDTAPGAPPRALPLTEICPVTADFFDYTAKYTPGATEEITPARLDPETTARAQSLAVLAHRRLGCRIWSRSDFIVTGGRGPVWLEVNTVPGLTETSLFPQAAAAVGIGYDELMELFVNAAIDAARR, from the coding sequence ATGGGAAGTGCCATCAGAAAAGTGGCCGTTTTAATGGGCGGCATGAGTTTGGAACACGAGGTTTCCCTGCGCTCGGGCGCGGGGGTGACCGCCGCGCTTCGGCGGCGCGGGCATGAGGTCATGCCCGTGACCCTGACCAAGGACGGGTCCTGGGTTTTTGACACCGTGGCTGCCGCCGGGTTCGACGGGGCGGTTTCACGGCTAGCGGCGCTGCGTCCGGACTGTGTGTTCATCGCGCTCCACGGCGGCCCCGGCGAGGACGGACGGGTCCAGGGCCTGCTTGACCTGATGGGCCTTCCGTACACGACCACGGGCAGCGCGGCCAGCGGTCTGTGCATGGACAAGGTCCGTGCGAAGGCGGTTGCGGGGGCGGCGGGCGTGCCCGTGGCGCGCGAGCTGACCCTGACGCAGTCCGAATGGGCCGCGGACCCGGCGGGGGTCCTGTCCCGCATAGAGAATGAAATCGGCCTGCCCTGCGTCATCAAGGCGCCCTGCCATGGTTCCAGTTGCGGCATGGCCATCACCCGCGACGCGGCGCGGCTGTCCGGCGATTTGGACGCGGTGATGCCGGTCGAGGGGCGGGTCATGGTGGAGGAGTACCTGCGGGGCGTGGAGGTCACCTGCGCCGTGCTGGACACGGCGCCCGGCGCGCCGCCGCGCGCGCTGCCGCTCACGGAAATCTGCCCGGTGACGGCGGACTTCTTCGACTACACCGCGAAGTACACGCCGGGCGCGACGGAGGAGATCACCCCGGCGCGTCTGGACCCGGAAACGACGGCGCGCGCGCAGTCGCTGGCCGTGCTGGCGCACCGGAGGCTTGGCTGCCGGATTTGGAGCCGCAGCGACTTCATCGTCACGGGGGGGCGCGGGCCGGTCTGGCTGGAGGTGAACACCGTGCCGGGACTGACGGAGACCTCGCTCTTCCCGCAGGCCGCGGCTGCGGTCGGGATTGGGTATGACGAACTCATGGAACTGTTTGTGAACGCGGCCATAGACGCCGCGCGGCGATAA